GACGAAGTTCAAGGGCCATGGCGTGGTGGTGCTGGCCGATGGCTTTGAGGCCCGCGGGCTTACGTTCCGTCAGATGGCCGGCGACCACGGGCAAGCGATAGCGTTGCGGATCGACGGCGACCACGCCCGGGTAGAAGACTGCCATTTGCTAGGGTGGCAGGACACCTTGCGTCTCGAGGGCGATGGGCACCGTTTCGCTCGCTGCGAAATTGAGGGCCGCGTCGACTACATCTATGGCGGCGCTTCGGCCGTCTTCGACGACTGCGTGCTGCGAACCAAGAATAGCGGCTACGTGACTGCAGCAAGCACGCCACGACACAAGCCGTATGGCTTCGTGTTCTGCAACTGCCAGCTAACAGGCACGGGGCGGGCAACCACGTACCTGGGACGCCCCTGGCGCCCGCACTCGAGCGTGGCATTCATCGATTGCGAGATGGACGAGTCGATCAAGCCCGAGGGATGGCACAACTGGCGTAACCTCAGCAACGAACAGACCGCCCGCTACGCCGAGTTCAACTCGACCGGCCCCGGAGCCGCGCCCCACCAGCGAGTCGGCTGGTCCCGCCAGCTCAGCGTGGCCGACGCAAATGCATTGCGGGACAAGATTGCCCCTCAACGCACCACCGCTGCGTCGCTACCGGACCAAGCGCCGTGACAAAATGGCGGGGCTTCCAGAAGGCATCTGTCCGCCACAGGGAGGTATCTATGGATCTTTCTTGAGCGACATACATCTCCTGCGGGCCCTAGTCTACAACTGCGTGCATCCGGCGCTACCCACGCAGCCCCCAACAACGGCAAGCCCTCGAATACAAAATCGTCTCCTATCGAAAGCACAGGTAGCGACAAACGCCCTAGCCACACCTCGCAGCCCGAGACTTTCGGACCTTACTACCGCCGCGTCAGGATTTGAGTTAGCTCATGGTCCCACTTGTCGATCATCCGACCGCGGCTGAATTGCTTGTGGTAGACAGCGTGGCAATGCCTGCGCAACTCGAACAAACGGTCTGGCGCCGCAGTTAGTTGCCGCAACTCATCTGCCACCTGCGGTGCGTTTTCGGAAGTGACAACCCAACCAACTCTATGCTCGCGGATCCACTGCGCAATCGCTGAATCCTCGGCGCCCGCAAAGAGAACTCCCCGCCCGGCAGCGAGAGCCCCAAAGAATTTTGATGGCACGACTGTACCAGTCCACTCTGGGGTTAGGCTCACTAGGTGCAAATCACAAGAAGTGAGCCTCTTCTCGAGTTCTGCCTCCGGAGCGAACCCCGCAAAGGTGACATTCGTGTCATCGGACTCAACCGCGGACTTCAGCTCGTCGGTTCGGTGTCCGCGGCCAGCAAAGCAGAACCCCACGCCTTCACCGCGGAGCTCGCGCGCAAGACTCAGGAACTCACGGTAGCTGTGGGCCCGACCGAAACTGCCTGAGTAGAGTAGGGCGAGCCGAGCGTCGCCGAATAGGTTTTCGCGAACCTCCTCGTCGGGTTCAGGCGGGGCCTCGGGCTCAACAAGCGCCCAGGGAGTAATCGTTCCCGACCGTGCGGCGCCAATGCTTGGCTCGAGCCTACGCCGCATGCAGGCCCCCAGGTCTGCTACGTAGTCGCAGCGGCGGTAGCCGAGGCGTGAGATCCAAGAGAACAACCGCTCGGCGGGTCCGCCGGCCGACAGCTTCTCGTCGGCGACCGCCGCCTCGGGGTAAAGGTCGAAGCACCAATGCGCGACCTTGGAACCATGTCTAAACAGCTTCCACGGAACTGCGGTGAAGACCCCCATCACCGGATCCGTGCCGACGACCACCACCTCGTTGGGGTGGCGTTTGGCGGTCGCAGCACGTAGCCCCCAGCGTCCGACCATCCACATTGCGTTTAGCATCCGCCCTATCCCTGACGACTGCCGCCACGCGGGTCGCCAGATGCGGCGGACCTTGACGCCGTTGACCTCTTCGGTCAGCGGGAGGGATCGCCGCCCACCGGAGTGCACGCGGTTG
This genomic interval from Posidoniimonas corsicana contains the following:
- a CDS encoding glycosyltransferase family 4 protein, whose product is MLNAMWMVGRWGLRAATAKRHPNEVVVVGTDPVMGVFTAVPWKLFRHGSKVAHWCFDLYPEAAVADEKLSAGGPAERLFSWISRLGYRRCDYVADLGACMRRRLEPSIGAARSGTITPWALVEPEAPPEPDEEVRENLFGDARLALLYSGSFGRAHSYREFLSLARELRGEGVGFCFAGRGHRTDELKSAVESDDTNVTFAGFAPEAELEKRLTSCDLHLVSLTPEWTGTVVPSKFFGALAAGRGVLFAGAEDSAIAQWIREHRVGWVVTSENAPQVADELRQLTAAPDRLFELRRHCHAVYHKQFSRGRMIDKWDHELTQILTRR